One Streptomyces sp. P9-A2 DNA window includes the following coding sequences:
- a CDS encoding HAD family hydrolase produces the protein MRYDLVIFDNDGVLVDSEPLSNRLLADYLTELGHPTSFEDSIRDYMGSAMHRVHDLVEERTGQRLPDDFDDVFHARVFAAFERELKPVAGVVDVLETLAAEGVPYCVASSGSHERIRVGHRTTGLDRWFDDERIFSSQDVGRGKPAPDLFLYAAQRMGVVPARCVVVEDSPLGVQAAVAAGMDVYGFTSMTPAEKLAGATRLFADLRKLPDLWAG, from the coding sequence ATGCGCTATGACCTGGTCATTTTTGACAACGACGGTGTTCTCGTCGACAGCGAGCCCCTTTCCAACCGGCTACTGGCCGACTACCTCACCGAGCTCGGGCATCCGACGTCGTTCGAGGATTCCATCCGTGACTACATGGGGTCCGCCATGCATCGGGTGCACGACCTGGTGGAGGAGCGGACCGGGCAGCGGTTGCCGGACGACTTCGACGATGTGTTCCATGCCCGCGTCTTCGCCGCGTTCGAGCGGGAGTTGAAGCCGGTGGCCGGTGTTGTCGATGTGCTGGAGACGCTGGCGGCCGAGGGGGTGCCGTACTGCGTGGCCTCGTCCGGGAGCCATGAGCGGATCCGGGTGGGGCACCGTACGACCGGGCTCGACCGGTGGTTCGACGACGAGCGGATCTTCAGCTCCCAGGATGTGGGGCGGGGCAAGCCGGCACCGGACCTGTTCCTGTACGCGGCGCAGCGGATGGGCGTCGTGCCGGCGCGGTGTGTCGTGGTCGAGGACAGCCCACTGGGCGTACAGGCGGCGGTCGCGGCCGGGATGGACGTGTACGGGTTCACCTCGATGACACCCGCGGAGAAGCTGGCGGGGGCCACCCGGCTCTTCGCGGATCTGCGGAAGCTGCCGGACCTGTGGGCGGGGTGA
- a CDS encoding NAD-dependent epimerase/dehydratase family protein: MGKVVLVTGVARPLGGRFVRRIQRDPDVDRVVAVDAVRPTHHLGGADFVQTDIQQPTVARVLAEAGADTVVHLDVTGTPLGGGSSRTALKETNVIGTMQLLGACQKSPTVKRLVVKSSTNVYGSAPRDPAVFTETTSPKSLPSSGFAKDAVEVEGYVRGFARRRPDVAVCVLRFANILGPAADSPLAAYFSLPVLPTVFGYDPRLQFVHEDDVIDVLRLASYEPRRGTLNSGTFNIAGDGVLLLSQCSRRLGRPTVPLLLPAVTWAGSLVRTLGMSDFSPEQIRLLTHGRVVATDQMRETLGFTAKYTTAETFADFVRGRGPGLLPPEALAGAVDRVAALPLPGTGSGHPPKQSAN; this comes from the coding sequence GTGGGGAAAGTCGTGCTGGTGACCGGAGTGGCCCGCCCGCTGGGGGGCCGTTTCGTCCGGCGGATCCAGCGTGATCCGGACGTGGACCGGGTCGTCGCCGTGGACGCGGTCCGGCCCACGCACCACCTCGGCGGCGCCGACTTCGTCCAGACCGACATCCAGCAGCCCACCGTCGCGCGCGTGCTCGCCGAGGCCGGCGCCGACACCGTCGTCCATCTCGACGTCACGGGCACGCCGCTCGGCGGCGGCAGCAGCCGGACGGCGCTCAAGGAGACCAACGTCATCGGCACCATGCAACTGCTCGGTGCCTGCCAGAAGTCCCCTACCGTCAAGCGGCTGGTCGTGAAGTCCAGTACGAACGTCTACGGTTCCGCGCCCCGCGACCCGGCGGTCTTCACCGAGACGACCTCGCCCAAGTCCCTGCCCAGCAGTGGTTTCGCGAAGGACGCCGTCGAGGTCGAGGGCTATGTGCGAGGCTTCGCGCGCCGCCGCCCGGATGTCGCCGTGTGTGTGCTCAGGTTCGCCAACATCCTGGGGCCCGCCGCGGACAGCCCGCTCGCCGCGTACTTCTCGCTGCCGGTCCTGCCGACCGTGTTCGGCTACGACCCGCGGCTGCAGTTCGTGCACGAGGACGATGTGATCGACGTGCTGCGCCTCGCCTCGTACGAACCCCGGCGGGGCACGCTCAACAGCGGCACCTTCAACATCGCCGGGGACGGCGTCCTGCTGCTGTCCCAGTGTTCGAGGCGGCTCGGCCGGCCGACCGTGCCTCTGCTCCTCCCGGCGGTCACCTGGGCGGGCTCGCTGGTGCGTACGCTGGGGATGTCGGACTTCTCACCCGAGCAGATCCGGCTGCTCACGCATGGCCGGGTGGTGGCGACGGACCAGATGCGCGAGACGCTGGGCTTCACGGCGAAGTACACGACAGCAGAAACGTTCGCGGACTTCGTGCGCGGCCGCGGCCCCGGGCTGCTTCCGCCGGAGGCCCTCGCGGGGGCCGTCGACCGGGTCGCCGCACTGCCCCTGCCGGGCACGGGCAGCGGGCACCCCCCGAAGCAGAGCGCCAACTGA
- a CDS encoding helix-turn-helix domain-containing protein, whose amino-acid sequence MAAAGERPLNEVRFLTVAEVASVMRVSKMTVYRLVHSGHLPAIRVGRSFRVPEQAVHEYLRESYVGVETA is encoded by the coding sequence ATGGCTGCAGCTGGCGAGAGGCCTCTGAACGAGGTTCGGTTCCTTACCGTGGCGGAAGTCGCCTCGGTGATGCGAGTGTCGAAGATGACCGTGTACCGCCTGGTACACAGTGGTCATCTGCCCGCGATCCGGGTGGGGCGGTCCTTCCGCGTCCCCGAGCAAGCGGTTCACGAGTACCTCCGCGAGAGCTATGTGGGGGTGGAAACGGCCTGA
- a CDS encoding acetoin utilization protein AcuC, which yields MSGRAQLMWDEAVTGYDFGRDHPMDPVRLALTRSLVGALELDREVAVVAAKTAGESTLRLVHREDYIDAVRAASADPAAADQSYGLGTTDDPAFVGMHEAAALIAGQSVGAAEAVWRGEALHAVNFTGGLHHAMPGAASGFCVYNDAALAIARLLELGAERVAYVDVDVHHGDGVQAAFWEDPRVLTVSLHEHPRTLFPQTGWPEETGADSAQGSAVNVALPAGTGDEGWLRAFHAVVPELLADFRPQVLVTQHGADTHFEDPLAHLAVSLDAQRAVQVACHELAHEYADGRWVALGGGGYAVVEVVPRSWTHLVGIAAGKPVDPVTMIPESWRQEVYARTRQLGPMRMTDGRWPVSWASWEAGYDPADRLDQAVLATRRAVFPLRGLLP from the coding sequence ATGAGCGGCCGCGCACAGCTGATGTGGGACGAGGCAGTAACGGGCTATGACTTCGGCCGGGACCACCCGATGGACCCGGTCCGGCTCGCGCTGACCCGGAGTCTGGTGGGCGCCCTGGAGCTGGACCGCGAGGTCGCGGTGGTCGCCGCGAAGACGGCCGGTGAGTCGACGCTGCGGCTGGTGCACCGCGAGGACTACATCGACGCGGTCAGGGCGGCGTCGGCGGATCCGGCGGCCGCGGACCAGTCGTACGGGCTGGGGACGACGGACGATCCCGCCTTCGTGGGGATGCACGAGGCGGCGGCGCTGATCGCGGGGCAGTCGGTGGGCGCGGCGGAGGCCGTGTGGCGCGGCGAGGCCCTGCACGCCGTGAACTTCACGGGCGGGCTGCACCACGCGATGCCCGGGGCGGCCTCGGGGTTCTGCGTGTACAACGACGCGGCGCTGGCCATCGCCCGGCTGCTGGAGCTGGGCGCCGAACGCGTTGCGTACGTCGACGTCGACGTGCATCACGGGGACGGGGTGCAGGCGGCGTTCTGGGAGGACCCGAGGGTCCTCACGGTGTCGCTGCACGAGCATCCCCGGACCCTGTTCCCGCAGACCGGGTGGCCGGAGGAGACCGGCGCGGACAGTGCGCAGGGCAGCGCGGTCAACGTCGCCCTGCCGGCCGGGACCGGGGACGAGGGATGGCTTCGGGCGTTCCACGCCGTGGTGCCGGAGCTGCTCGCGGACTTCCGGCCGCAGGTGCTGGTGACGCAGCACGGGGCCGACACACACTTCGAGGATCCGCTGGCACATCTGGCGGTGTCACTGGACGCGCAGCGTGCGGTGCAGGTGGCATGCCACGAGCTGGCGCACGAGTACGCCGACGGCCGGTGGGTGGCGCTGGGCGGCGGCGGTTACGCGGTGGTGGAGGTCGTCCCGCGGTCCTGGACGCATCTGGTGGGGATCGCGGCCGGGAAGCCGGTGGATCCGGTGACGATGATCCCCGAGAGCTGGCGGCAGGAGGTGTACGCCCGGACCCGGCAGCTGGGGCCGATGCGGATGACCGACGGCCGATGGCCCGTGTCCTGGGCCTCCTGGGAGGCCGGCTACGACCCGGCGGACCGGCTGGACCAGGCGGTCCTGGCGACCCGGCGCGCGGTGTTCCCGCTACGAGGACTGCTGCCCTAG
- a CDS encoding phosphatase — protein MLAARLSGTVATTREESLRSYRLFAARDPRALIGLDPEGVWGQRELIELMAARCGVSADPRHVSGHDVIDPERTLDALDACAERIEAAARSGVPVLLGTGHPHRLLGFYAALADALSAAGCEVLTSAQGRCVDITTRFGLRTHHLDYVRGVALVRGAHSERSGGEPGVHTHSPLPVRTALAAAAEAGGPLPGLVIGDHGWACGAGQLGFEVIALADVNDPAPFVGEAEGCLSVVVPLDDGVRSAHYLPLARYVLNRACLSQ, from the coding sequence CTGCTGGCCGCCCGGCTGTCCGGGACCGTGGCCACCACGAGGGAGGAGAGCCTGCGGAGTTACCGGCTCTTCGCCGCCCGGGACCCGCGCGCACTGATCGGCCTCGACCCGGAAGGGGTATGGGGACAGCGGGAATTGATCGAACTGATGGCGGCCAGGTGTGGTGTTTCGGCCGATCCTCGTCATGTTTCCGGGCATGATGTGATCGACCCGGAGCGGACCCTGGACGCCCTGGACGCCTGTGCGGAGCGGATCGAGGCCGCGGCCCGGAGCGGTGTGCCCGTGCTGCTCGGCACCGGTCACCCGCACCGGCTGCTCGGTTTCTACGCAGCTCTGGCAGACGCCCTGTCGGCGGCCGGATGTGAGGTCCTCACCTCTGCGCAGGGTCGCTGTGTCGACATAACGACCCGGTTCGGCCTACGCACGCACCACCTCGACTACGTACGAGGAGTCGCGCTGGTCCGGGGCGCACATTCCGAACGCTCCGGTGGTGAGCCCGGCGTACATACGCACTCCCCGCTCCCGGTTCGGACCGCGCTCGCCGCGGCCGCCGAAGCCGGCGGGCCGCTTCCCGGGCTGGTGATCGGAGATCACGGCTGGGCCTGCGGGGCAGGTCAGCTGGGGTTCGAGGTCATCGCGCTGGCCGATGTGAACGACCCCGCCCCGTTCGTGGGGGAGGCCGAGGGGTGCCTCTCGGTGGTCGTTCCACTTGATGACGGTGTGCGGTCCGCTCACTACCTGCCGCTGGCCCGCTACGTACTCAATCGAGCGTGTCTGTCACAGTAG
- a CDS encoding MFS transporter, which translates to MTDVLRRGRASLAFAFLVQGVAFALLVTRIPAIQDRYGVSDALLPAFLAAVPVLAGIGSVVTERLVKGVRPSRVLRWSQPVVLLALLGVGAGEHMAGLAVALAVFGLAVGALDASMNMLGVSLQRAYGRSIMLSFHAAYSLGGIVGASLAWVGAHWQLALWVSYLPVALVLMPAALIGSRWYVDQEQQQQEGRGEGRGEGRHQDRVSGGASERGDGAGPVAFKLLLPLCLVMTVAYIGDSTVSNWSAKYLQDVLGSSEQTATVPYNVYMVTTLLGRTIGDFGVRRFGAVVVVRAGALVAAAGFAVVAGAPGEWVGMLGFTLLGLGLCVLVPQTFAAAGRLFPGASDAAVARLNVFNYVGFLIGSPLVGVLGDVWSYRGAMLVPMVLVLVTLVYARSFTPEPDRYGGGHERPRTADVGRGSNGL; encoded by the coding sequence ATGACTGATGTGCTGCGGCGCGGCAGGGCCTCGCTGGCGTTCGCCTTCCTGGTGCAGGGAGTCGCCTTCGCTCTGCTCGTGACGCGGATCCCGGCCATCCAGGACCGGTACGGGGTCTCCGACGCGCTGTTGCCCGCCTTCCTCGCCGCGGTGCCGGTGCTCGCAGGGATCGGGAGCGTGGTGACGGAGCGGCTGGTGAAGGGGGTGCGGCCGAGCAGGGTGCTGCGGTGGTCGCAGCCGGTCGTGCTGCTGGCGCTGCTCGGGGTCGGGGCGGGGGAGCACATGGCCGGGCTGGCCGTGGCGCTGGCTGTGTTCGGGCTGGCCGTGGGGGCGTTGGACGCCTCGATGAACATGCTCGGGGTGAGTCTCCAACGGGCGTACGGGCGCAGCATCATGCTGAGTTTCCACGCCGCCTACAGCCTGGGGGGAATCGTCGGGGCGTCGCTCGCGTGGGTGGGGGCGCACTGGCAGCTGGCGCTGTGGGTGTCGTATCTGCCGGTCGCGCTGGTGCTGATGCCGGCGGCGTTGATCGGGAGCCGGTGGTACGTGGACCAGGAGCAGCAGCAGCAGGAGGGCCGGGGCGAGGGCCGGGGCGAGGGCCGGCATCAGGACCGTGTCTCCGGTGGGGCCTCCGAGAGGGGGGACGGGGCAGGGCCCGTCGCCTTCAAGTTGCTGCTGCCGTTGTGTCTGGTGATGACGGTGGCGTACATCGGGGACTCGACGGTCTCGAACTGGAGCGCGAAGTACCTCCAGGACGTGCTGGGGAGTTCGGAGCAGACGGCGACCGTTCCGTACAACGTCTACATGGTCACCACGCTGCTGGGGCGGACGATCGGGGACTTCGGGGTGCGGCGCTTCGGCGCCGTGGTGGTGGTGCGGGCCGGGGCGCTGGTGGCGGCGGCGGGGTTCGCCGTGGTCGCCGGGGCGCCGGGGGAGTGGGTGGGGATGCTGGGGTTCACGCTGCTGGGGCTGGGGCTCTGTGTGCTGGTACCGCAGACCTTCGCGGCGGCGGGGCGGTTGTTCCCGGGGGCGTCGGACGCGGCCGTCGCGCGGCTCAACGTCTTCAACTATGTGGGGTTCCTGATCGGTTCCCCGCTGGTCGGGGTGCTCGGGGACGTATGGAGCTATCGCGGGGCGATGCTTGTGCCGATGGTGTTGGTCCTGGTGACACTCGTGTATGCCAGGTCGTTCACTCCTGAACCGGACCGATACGGTGGCGGGCATGAGCGGCCGCGCACAGCTGATGTGGGACGAGGCAGTAACGGGCTATGA
- a CDS encoding ECF subfamily RNA polymerase sigma factor, BldN family: protein MYPHVGVDDPGLTALRTAVTAARELLRGFAPAAYAVPAYAVPVYAPAPAPAGPCPTVADAPVGPCYALAEDSAAVGRRGRPSGAATTRRPAADSDSARMMELVERAQAGEADAFGRLYDQYSDTVYRYIYYRVGSKANAEDLTSETFLRALRRIGTFTWQGRDFGAWLVTIARNLVADHFKSSRFRLEVTTGEMLDANEVARSPEDSVLEYLSNAALLDAVQRLNPQQRECVTLRFLQGLSVAETARVMGKNEGAIKTLQYRAVRTLARLLPEDTR from the coding sequence GTGTACCCACACGTCGGGGTTGACGACCCGGGCCTGACCGCACTGCGCACAGCAGTCACGGCAGCCCGGGAGTTGCTGCGCGGCTTCGCCCCCGCCGCATACGCCGTCCCCGCATACGCCGTCCCCGTCTACGCCCCCGCCCCCGCTCCCGCCGGCCCTTGCCCCACCGTCGCCGACGCGCCCGTCGGTCCTTGTTACGCCCTCGCCGAGGACAGCGCCGCGGTAGGCAGGCGCGGACGCCCGTCCGGCGCCGCCACCACCCGCCGTCCCGCCGCGGACAGTGACAGCGCCAGGATGATGGAGCTCGTGGAGCGCGCCCAGGCGGGCGAGGCCGACGCCTTCGGGCGGCTCTACGACCAGTACAGCGACACCGTGTACCGCTACATCTACTACCGGGTGGGCAGCAAGGCGAACGCCGAGGACCTCACCAGCGAGACCTTCCTGCGGGCACTGCGCCGCATCGGCACCTTCACCTGGCAGGGGCGCGACTTCGGCGCCTGGCTCGTCACCATCGCCCGCAACCTCGTGGCCGACCACTTCAAGTCCAGCCGTTTCCGCCTCGAGGTCACCACCGGGGAGATGCTCGACGCCAACGAGGTCGCACGGTCCCCCGAGGACTCCGTCCTCGAATACCTGTCCAATGCCGCCCTCCTCGATGCCGTACAACGTCTCAACCCCCAACAGCGCGAATGCGTCACGCTCCGATTCCTCCAGGGTCTCTCCGTCGCGGAGACCGCCCGCGTGATGGGCAAGAACGAGGGGGCGATCAAGACCCTCCAGTACCGGGCCGTCCGCACCCTCGCCCGACTCCTCCCCGAAGACACGCGTTGA
- a CDS encoding 30S ribosomal protein bS22 — protein MGSVIKKRRKRMAKKKHRKLLKRTRVQRRNKK, from the coding sequence GTGGGCTCTGTTATCAAGAAGCGGCGTAAGCGGATGGCCAAGAAGAAGCACCGCAAGCTGCTCAAGCGCACGCGCGTTCAGCGTCGCAACAAGAAGTAA
- a CDS encoding redox-sensing transcriptional repressor Rex, translating to MATGRTHRPATRSRGIPEATVARLPLYLRALTALSERSVPTVSSEELAAAAGVNSAKLRKDFSYLGSYGTRGVGYDVEYLVYQISRELGLTQDWPVVIVGIGNLGAALANYGGFASRGFRVAALIDADPAMAGKPVAGIPVQHTDELERIIRDEGVSIGVIATPAGAAQEVCERLVAAGVTSILNFAPTVLSVPDGVDVRKVDLSIELQILAFHEQRKAGELAAAGTVVPAASRRETAAQRRGAAANQAPTADQGPDGDVPAVMPT from the coding sequence GTGGCAACTGGCCGAACTCACCGACCGGCGACCCGTAGCCGAGGGATTCCCGAGGCCACCGTCGCCAGGCTTCCGCTGTACCTCCGCGCCCTCACCGCGCTCTCCGAGCGCTCGGTGCCCACGGTCTCCTCGGAGGAACTGGCGGCTGCCGCGGGCGTCAACTCCGCGAAGCTGCGCAAGGACTTCTCCTACCTGGGCTCCTACGGGACCCGGGGTGTCGGCTACGACGTCGAGTATCTCGTGTACCAGATCTCCCGTGAACTCGGCCTGACCCAGGACTGGCCGGTTGTGATCGTCGGTATCGGTAACCTCGGTGCCGCGCTCGCCAACTACGGCGGGTTCGCCTCCCGCGGATTCCGGGTCGCCGCGCTCATAGACGCCGATCCCGCGATGGCCGGAAAGCCCGTCGCCGGGATCCCGGTGCAGCACACCGACGAACTCGAGAGGATCATCCGGGACGAGGGTGTGTCGATCGGCGTCATCGCGACGCCCGCCGGTGCCGCCCAGGAGGTCTGCGAGCGTCTCGTCGCCGCGGGGGTCACCTCCATCCTGAACTTCGCACCGACCGTGCTGTCCGTCCCGGACGGAGTCGACGTGCGCAAGGTGGACCTCTCCATCGAACTGCAGATCCTCGCCTTCCACGAGCAGCGCAAGGCCGGTGAGCTGGCCGCCGCCGGGACCGTCGTCCCGGCCGCCTCCCGCCGGGAGACCGCCGCCCAGCGCCGGGGCGCTGCCGCGAACCAGGCTCCCACCGCCGACCAGGGACCCGACGGGGACGTACCCGCCGTGATGCCGACATGA
- a CDS encoding glutaredoxin family protein, with protein sequence MAGMSPLFRRKAPQDRLVTLVGKPGCHLCDDARAVVEKVCGDLGTSWEEKDITQDPGLHEQYWEQIPVVLVDGRQHTFWRVDEVRLRKALAD encoded by the coding sequence ATGGCCGGCATGAGTCCGCTCTTCCGCCGCAAGGCTCCGCAGGATCGTCTCGTCACCCTCGTGGGCAAGCCCGGCTGTCATCTGTGCGACGACGCCCGGGCCGTGGTGGAGAAGGTGTGCGGTGATCTCGGGACCTCGTGGGAGGAGAAGGACATCACCCAGGACCCGGGACTGCACGAGCAGTACTGGGAGCAGATTCCCGTCGTTCTCGTCGACGGCCGTCAGCACACGTTCTGGCGCGTCGACGAGGTTCGTCTCCGCAAGGCCCTGGCCGACTGA
- a CDS encoding HAD family hydrolase, whose translation MAALGWLTPRRRSATARSVLAGEASAEAARKSTQEVSDREPDFPVHGDERAAAFFDLDNTVMQGAALFHFGKGLYKRKFFEKRDLARFAWQQAWFRLAGVEDPEHMQDARDSALSIVKGHRVSELKSIGEEIYDEYMAERIWPGTRALAQAHLDAGQRVWLVTAAPVEIAQVIARRLGLTGALGTVAESLGGVYTGKLVGEPLHGPAKAEAVRALATAENLDLSRCAAYSDSHNDIPMLSLVGHPYAINPDSKLRKHARTMDWRLRDYRTGRKAAKVGIPAAAGVGAVAGGTAAAIAMHRRRR comes from the coding sequence ATGGCCGCTCTAGGATGGCTCACCCCCCGTAGGCGCTCCGCCACGGCGCGGAGCGTGTTGGCAGGCGAGGCTTCGGCGGAGGCCGCACGCAAGTCCACTCAGGAAGTTTCCGACCGCGAACCGGATTTCCCGGTTCACGGCGACGAGCGGGCTGCCGCGTTCTTCGACCTGGACAACACCGTGATGCAGGGCGCGGCCCTGTTCCACTTCGGCAAGGGCCTGTACAAGCGGAAGTTCTTCGAGAAGCGCGACCTGGCCCGGTTCGCATGGCAGCAGGCGTGGTTCCGGCTGGCCGGCGTCGAGGACCCCGAGCACATGCAGGACGCACGCGACTCCGCGCTCTCCATCGTCAAGGGCCACCGGGTCTCCGAACTGAAGTCCATCGGCGAGGAGATCTACGACGAGTACATGGCCGAGCGGATCTGGCCGGGCACGCGGGCGCTGGCGCAGGCACACCTGGACGCGGGCCAGCGGGTGTGGCTGGTCACGGCGGCGCCGGTGGAGATCGCCCAGGTGATCGCGCGCCGGCTGGGCCTGACCGGGGCGCTCGGGACGGTGGCCGAGTCCCTCGGCGGCGTGTACACCGGCAAACTGGTGGGCGAGCCGCTGCACGGCCCGGCGAAGGCAGAGGCCGTACGCGCGCTGGCGACCGCGGAGAACCTGGACCTGAGCCGCTGCGCGGCGTACAGCGACTCGCACAACGACATCCCGATGCTCTCCCTGGTCGGACACCCGTACGCGATCAACCCGGACTCCAAGCTGCGCAAGCACGCCCGCACCATGGACTGGCGCCTGCGGGACTACCGCACAGGGCGCAAGGCCGCGAAGGTCGGCATCCCCGCGGCGGCGGGCGTGGGCGCGGTGGCCGGCGGCACGGCGGCCGCCATCGCGATGCACCGACGCCGGCGCTGA
- a CDS encoding lysophospholipid acyltransferase family protein produces MADAKVIPFDDDRSRGGAGGAGGAAQRPARRRGAGSRRHGAGSAGMGDVQPLPGRASVGDEAPAPREPRESREPRKLRAEHEGGAAASGAAPGAVPGAESGSGDEAGSLEQRVASGLAFLRRRLTGDYAVDDFGYDEELTDQVLMSLLRPMYEKYFRVEVKGIENIPSEGGALIVANHSGTLPLDGLMMQVAVHDNHPADRHLRLLAADLVFMLPVVNELARKLGHTLACAEDAARLLEQGELVGVMPEGFKGLGKPFADRYKLQRFGRGGFVSTALRARTPIIPCSIVGAEEIYPMIGNGRTVARLLGFPYFPLTPTFPWLGPLGAIPLPTKWTIQFGEPIHTESYPPEAAEDPMLMFNLTDQVREQIQHTLYKLLVQRRSVFF; encoded by the coding sequence ATGGCGGACGCCAAGGTCATTCCGTTCGACGACGACCGCTCCCGTGGGGGAGCGGGGGGAGCAGGGGGCGCCGCGCAGCGCCCGGCGCGCCGCCGGGGGGCGGGAAGCCGGCGACACGGTGCGGGGAGTGCCGGGATGGGCGATGTCCAGCCCCTGCCGGGGCGGGCGTCCGTCGGGGACGAGGCTCCGGCGCCCCGTGAACCCCGTGAATCCCGTGAGCCTCGTAAGCTCCGCGCCGAGCATGAGGGCGGGGCCGCCGCATCCGGCGCTGCCCCCGGCGCTGTCCCCGGCGCGGAATCCGGTTCCGGGGACGAGGCCGGCAGCCTGGAACAGCGGGTCGCGAGCGGGCTGGCCTTCCTGCGCCGCCGGCTCACCGGGGACTACGCGGTGGACGACTTCGGCTATGACGAGGAACTCACCGACCAGGTCCTGATGTCCCTGCTGCGCCCGATGTACGAGAAGTACTTCCGGGTCGAGGTGAAGGGCATCGAGAACATCCCCTCCGAGGGCGGCGCCCTGATCGTCGCCAACCACTCCGGGACGCTGCCGCTGGACGGTCTGATGATGCAGGTCGCCGTCCACGACAACCATCCCGCCGACCGGCATCTGCGACTGCTCGCGGCGGACCTGGTGTTCATGCTGCCGGTGGTCAACGAACTCGCCCGCAAGCTCGGTCACACCCTGGCCTGCGCCGAGGACGCGGCACGGCTGCTGGAGCAGGGGGAACTGGTGGGGGTGATGCCGGAGGGCTTCAAGGGCCTCGGCAAGCCCTTCGCCGACCGCTACAAACTGCAGCGCTTCGGCCGGGGCGGCTTCGTGTCCACGGCGCTGCGCGCACGGACACCGATCATCCCGTGCTCGATCGTCGGAGCCGAGGAGATCTACCCGATGATCGGCAATGGCAGGACCGTCGCACGCCTGCTCGGGTTCCCGTATTTCCCGCTGACGCCGACCTTCCCGTGGCTCGGCCCGCTCGGCGCGATCCCGCTGCCGACGAAGTGGACCATCCAGTTCGGCGAGCCCATCCACACGGAGAGCTACCCGCCGGAGGCGGCCGAGGACCCGATGCTGATGTTCAACCTGACCGACCAGGTCCGGGAACAGATCCAGCACACCCTCTACAAGCTGTTGGTGCAGCGACGGTCGGTGTTCTTCTAG
- a CDS encoding DUF5667 domain-containing protein — translation MIANVSAHRRANAFAQALEEQSDRGTAAGQSEESAPAAVETEQARLLALAVGLGELPKPELDPEVKVVHRAELMAAFEAMLQEGTAAGEGADASVPDQRSRRARGAHRATPLGKLKPRSRLAKGLTAGGLGITVAAGAFGGVAAASSDALPGDSLYGLKRGMEDVKLGLADGDDERGRVLLDHASTRLGEARRLMERDRGGHLDHESLGEIRRALSGMRHDASEGHRLLREAYRKDPDSLRPMQALSSFSDAHRQTWGSLRDRLPPQLGDVSEQVSSVFDAIDEDVAPLQSLLPEPPSRQGGDDGRGRRGDSGPTPSDPPGTDRSQMPGTGTGTNGAADKDGTGGSSAPSRSAGSGDRNEGLLGGNTGGLLDPPEESGDTSTSPPAGGATASARPDVTLPPLLPGLLPGLGIDSEDAE, via the coding sequence GTGATCGCGAACGTATCGGCGCACCGGCGGGCGAACGCCTTCGCCCAGGCCCTGGAGGAGCAGTCCGACCGGGGCACGGCGGCCGGGCAGTCCGAAGAATCGGCCCCGGCCGCTGTGGAGACCGAACAGGCGCGGCTGCTCGCGCTGGCCGTCGGTCTCGGCGAGCTGCCCAAGCCGGAGCTGGATCCCGAGGTCAAGGTCGTCCATCGGGCCGAACTGATGGCCGCGTTCGAGGCCATGCTCCAAGAAGGCACCGCCGCGGGCGAGGGAGCGGATGCGTCCGTACCCGATCAGCGTTCACGCCGCGCCCGGGGCGCACACCGGGCAACCCCGCTGGGGAAGCTGAAACCGCGCTCGCGCCTGGCCAAGGGCCTCACCGCGGGCGGACTCGGCATCACCGTGGCCGCGGGCGCCTTCGGCGGAGTCGCCGCCGCCAGCTCCGACGCCCTCCCCGGCGACTCGCTCTACGGCCTCAAGCGCGGTATGGAGGACGTCAAGCTCGGCCTCGCCGACGGCGACGACGAGCGGGGCCGCGTCCTCCTCGACCACGCCTCCACCCGCCTCGGCGAGGCCCGCAGGCTGATGGAGCGCGACCGCGGCGGCCACCTCGACCACGAGTCCCTCGGCGAGATCCGCCGTGCCCTGTCCGGCATGCGGCACGACGCGTCCGAGGGCCACCGGCTGCTACGCGAGGCGTACCGGAAGGACCCGGACTCCCTGCGCCCCATGCAGGCCCTCTCCTCCTTCTCGGACGCGCACCGGCAGACCTGGGGCTCCCTCCGCGACCGGCTGCCCCCGCAGCTCGGTGACGTCAGCGAGCAGGTCTCGTCGGTGTTCGACGCCATAGACGAGGACGTCGCCCCGCTGCAGTCCCTGCTCCCCGAACCCCCGTCCCGGCAGGGCGGCGACGACGGCAGGGGACGGCGCGGCGACTCCGGGCCCACCCCGAGCGACCCGCCCGGTACCGACCGCTCCCAGATGCCCGGCACCGGCACCGGCACCAACGGCGCCGCGGACAAGGACGGCACCGGCGGCAGCAGCGCCCCCAGCAGATCCGCCGGCTCCGGCGACCGGAACGAGGGCCTGCTCGGCGGCAACACCGGCGGGCTGCTCGACCCGCCGGAGGAGAGCGGCGACACCAGTACCTCCCCGCCGGCCGGCGGCGCGACCGCCTCGGCCCGGCCCGACGTCACCCTCCCGCCCCTCCTGCCCGGCCTGCTCCCGGGACTGGGCATCGACAGCGAGGACGCGGAGTGA